One segment of Castanea sativa cultivar Marrone di Chiusa Pesio chromosome 3, ASM4071231v1 DNA contains the following:
- the LOC142628794 gene encoding uncharacterized protein LOC142628794 encodes MRRGCRPPVPPLYKVNVDGAIFLSQHEVGVWVVIRDGQGLVMATLGKNIKQPLSPLEIKAQALEEGIPFARDIGIQEFVLEGDSQVVVNAITGCSHPPSLIALVCSLLHELHRVEVSHTRRDRNVTTHLLAK; translated from the exons ATGAGAAGAG GCTGTAGGCCACCTGTTCCTCCTTTGTATAAGGTAAATGTGGATGGTGCTATCTTTCTGTCACAACATGAGGTAGGGGTTTGGGTTGTTATTCGTGATGGTCAGGGGTTGGTTATGGCTACACTTGGCAAAAATATTAAGCAACCATTGAGTCCTTTAGAGATTAAAGCCCAAGCGCTTGAGGAAGGAATTCCCTTTGCTAGGGATATTGGTATACAAGAGTTTGTGCTAGAAGGGGACTCACAGGTGGTTGTAAATGCCATTACGGGTTGCTCTCATCCTCCTTCATTGATAGCCCTTGTTTGTTCTCTTTTGCATGAGCTTCATAGGGTTGAGGTCTCTCATACTCGTAGGGATAGGAATGTAACTACACATTTGTTAGCAAAATAA
- the LOC142628795 gene encoding uncharacterized protein LOC142628795 codes for MVYTLRERLEQSWNSTTLSITSLHHIPRTNGTVKATTKNIKNILTKMVVTYKDWAEKLPFALWGYRTSIRALTRATPYYLVYGSEAILPIEVEIQSLRVLAETKVLEEDWMKQRYEQLALIDEKRARAQYHAQGYQKRIAKAFNKKVRPRNLKKGTWF; via the coding sequence ATGGTTTACACTTTGAGGGAGAGGTTAGAACAATCATGGAACTCTACGACATTGAGCATCACAAGTCTTCACCATATACCACGAACTAATGGGACCGTCAAAGCAACTACTAAGAACATCAAGAACATCCTAACCAAGATGGTAGTAACATACAAAGATTGGGCCGAGAAGCTCCCATTTGCCTTATGGGGTTACAGAACTTCTATCCGTGCATTAACTAGGGCAACCCCCTACTATTTAGTCTATGGTAGTGAAGCGATACTTCCCATTGAGGTAGAGATACAATCTTTAAGAGTACTAGCGGAAACCAAGGTCCTAGAGGAAGATTGGATGAAACAAAGATATGAGCAATTGGCCTTGATAGACGAGAAGAGAGCTAGAGCACAATACCATGCACAAGGATACCAAAAGAGGATTGCTAAAGCATTTAACAAAAAGGTGAGACCTAGAAACTTAAAGAAGGGGACTTGGTTCTAA